One genomic window of Camelina sativa cultivar DH55 chromosome 5, Cs, whole genome shotgun sequence includes the following:
- the LOC104787666 gene encoding uncharacterized protein LOC104787666 isoform X1: protein MESSSASSSSPTTVTDSSTDSLAKDLQNQTLGAVDEGCCKVKWKVEDFNWDHSFVKELPGGPRTDVISCECCLIWNHEEYSGNSKRSSDAKGWTCSLFRSNRHGITVWEVLRESIVAVRMISEFNFQMFLLSTRTFR, encoded by the exons ATGGAGTCTTCTTCGGCTTCGTCTTCGTCTCCGACGACTGTAACAGATTCATCTACTGATTCTTTAGCGAAAGATCTGCAGAATCAAACTCTTGGAGCTGTTGATGAAGGTTGTTGTAAGGTTAAATGGAAGGTCGAAGATTTTAACTGGGACCACTCCTTTGTTAAGGAATTGCCTGGTGGTCCCAGAACCGATGTTATCTCTTGTGAg TGTTGTTTAATTTGGAATCATGAGGAATATTCAGGTAACTCTAAGCGCTCCTCTGATGCAAAAGGCTGGACATGTAGTTTATTCAG atcgaaTAGGCACGGGATTACAGTGTGGGAGGTGCTGAGAGAAAGCATTGTGGCAGTGCGTATGATTTCAGAGTTTAACTTTCAG ATGTTCTTGCTGAGTACACGCACATTTAGATGA
- the LOC104787666 gene encoding uncharacterized protein LOC104787666 isoform X2 — protein MESSSASSSSPTTVTDSSTDSLAKDLQNQTLGAVDEGCCKVKWKVEDFNWDHSFVKELPGGPRTDVISCEEYSGNSKRSSDAKGWTCSLFRSNRHGITVWEVLRESIVAVRMISEFNFQMFLLSTRTFR, from the exons ATGGAGTCTTCTTCGGCTTCGTCTTCGTCTCCGACGACTGTAACAGATTCATCTACTGATTCTTTAGCGAAAGATCTGCAGAATCAAACTCTTGGAGCTGTTGATGAAGGTTGTTGTAAGGTTAAATGGAAGGTCGAAGATTTTAACTGGGACCACTCCTTTGTTAAGGAATTGCCTGGTGGTCCCAGAACCGATGTTATCTCTTGTGAg GAATATTCAGGTAACTCTAAGCGCTCCTCTGATGCAAAAGGCTGGACATGTAGTTTATTCAG atcgaaTAGGCACGGGATTACAGTGTGGGAGGTGCTGAGAGAAAGCATTGTGGCAGTGCGTATGATTTCAGAGTTTAACTTTCAG ATGTTCTTGCTGAGTACACGCACATTTAGATGA
- the LOC104787667 gene encoding uncharacterized protein LOC104787667, with translation PGLFTIPSWIVLRKSRNSDPVVFYRVQVSLQSPEGVTTMRGVLRRFNDFLKLLSDLKRTFPRKSFPSAPPKGLLRMKSRAVLEERRCSLEEWIPKLLSDIELARSVVVASFLELEAAARSACQDVDQNASDANNDRNSTSSSPLVHPSLSLFHAGGSSLTSDYGSDTAYETSELGSPSLGQDDISEIGTEDLTLDEDITNPIEKLVNFSMSNIDEGLSMSQTILEQLEDFPKHKARSRYVNNILGKDVYNGNASKGVFLANNGSRLLSEPESSHSVMHDRKLSVESADGFALHTGETSTSGSNFS, from the exons CCTGGATTGTTCACTATACCTTCCTGGATTGTTCTTCGAAAGTCAAGAAACTCAGACCCTGTAGTG TTTTACAGGGTTCAAGTAAGTTTGCAATCCCCTGAAGGTGTTACCACAATGCGAGGAGTGTTGAGaagatttaatgattttcttaagcTATTATCCGAT CTTAAAAGAACATTTCCTAGAAAAAGTTTTCCATCAGCTCCTCCCAAAGGGCTCTTGCGTATGAAAAGCAGAGCAGTGTTAGAAGAg AGAAGGTGCTCTCTTGAGGAGTGGATACCGAAGCTTTTATCTGATATAGAATTGGCAAGAAGTGTCGTAGTTGCATCCTTTCTTGAACTAGAAGCTGCTGCTAGGTCTG CATGCCAAGATGTAGATCAGAATGCCTCTGATGCCAATAATGATAGAAATAGCACAAGTTCGTCTCCTTTGGTTCACCCAAGTCTGAGCTTGTTTCATGCGGGTGGGAGTTCTCTTACATCTGACTATGGCAGTGATACTGCTTACGAAACATCTGAGCTTGGATCACCAAGTTTAGGACAGGATGATATTTCTGAAATTGGCACCGAAGATCTAACTCTGGATGAGGATATTACAAATCCAATAGAGAAGCTTGTTAACTTCAGCATGTCCAACATTGACGAGGGACTTTCAATGAGCCAAACTATTCTTGAGCAGCTTGAAGACTTTCCCAAGCATAAAGCTCGCTCAAGATATGTCAATAATATCCTAGGGAAGGATGTGTACAATGGAAATGCTTCTAAAGGTGTATTTCTTGCTAACAATGGCTCACGACTTCTCTCTGAACCAGAATCATCTCACTCAGTAATGCATGATAGAAAGCTTTCTGTTGAGAGTGCTGATGGGTTTGCTCTACACACTGGTGAAACATCAACATCTGGATCGAACTTCTCATAG